A part of Zonotrichia leucophrys gambelii isolate GWCS_2022_RI chromosome 7, RI_Zleu_2.0, whole genome shotgun sequence genomic DNA contains:
- the FZD7 gene encoding frizzled-7: MQAGRECGGAAAAGCPLLGLAALLAALLGTPAGATAQQYHGEKGISVPDHGFCQPISIPLCTDIAYNQTILPNLLGHTNQEDAGLEVHQFYPLVKVQCSPELKFFLCSMYAPVCTVLEQAIPPCRSLCERARQGCEALMNKFGFQWPERLRCENFPVHGAGEICVGQNTSDAPPGPGGAAGRGVTVHPTAGYLPDFLTPPQPPSGFSFSCPRQLKVPSYLGYRFLGERDCGAPCEPARPNGLMYFKEAEVRFARLWVGVWSVLCCASTLFTVLTYLVDMRRFSYPERPIIFLSGCYFMVAVAYAAGFLLEERVVCLERFSEDGYRTVAQGTKKEGCTILFMILYFFGMASSIWWVILSLTWFLAAGMKWGHEAIEANSQYFHLAAWAVPAVKTITILAMGQVDGDVLSGVCYVGIYSVDSLRGFVLAPLFVYLFIGTSFLLAGFVSLFRIRTIMKHDGTKTEKLEKLMVRIGVFSVLYTVPATIVLACYFYEQAFRGTWEKTWLLQTCKTYAVPCPSHFAPMSPDFTVFMIKYLMTMIVGITTGFWIWSGKTLQSWRRFYHRLSTGSKGETAV, from the coding sequence ATGCAGGCTGGACGAGAATGCGGCGGAGCGGCTGCCGCCGGCTGCCCCTTGCTGGGGCTGGCCGCGCTGCTGGCCGCGCTGCTGGGGACCCCCGCGGGTGCCACGGCGCAGCAGTACCACGGCGAGAAGGGCATCTCCGTGCCGGACCACGGTTTCTGCCAACCCATCTCTATCCCGCTCTGCACAGATATCGCCTACAACCAGACCATCCTGCCCAACCTGCTGGGCCACACCAACCAGGAGGACGCAGGGCTGGAGGTGCACCAGTTCTACCCGCTGGTCAAGGTGCAGTGCTCGCCCGAGCTGAAGTTCTTCCTCTGTTCCATGTACGCGCCGGTGTGCACCGTGCTGGAGCAGGCCATCCCACCCTGTCGCTCCCTCTGCGAGCGGGCTCGTCAGGGCTGCGAGGCCCTCATGAACAAGTTCGGCTTCCAGTGGCCAGAGCGGCTCCGCTGCGAGAACTTCCCCGTTCACGGTGCGGGTGAGATCTGCGTGGGGCAGAACACGTCGGATGCCCCACCAGGACCTGGTGGTGCGGCGGGTCGGGGGGTCACTGTCCACCCCACAGCTGGCTACCTCCCTGACTTTCTTaccccaccacagccaccctctGGCTTCTCCTTCTCTTGCCCGCGACAGCTCAAAGTGCCCTCCTACTTGGGCTACCGGTTCCTGGGGGAGCGGGACTGCGGAGCCCCCTGTGAGCCAGCCCGGCCCAATGGGCTCATGTACTTCAAGGAGGCAGAGGTGCGATTTGCCCGGCTGTGGGTGGGCGTGTGGTCTGTGCTTTGCTGCGCCTCCACCCTCTTCACCGTGCTCACCTACCTGGTAGACATGCGTCGTTTCAGCTACCCGGAGCGGCCCATCATCTTCCTCTCGGGCTGCTACTTCATGGTCGCCGTGGCCTACGCAGCAGGCTTTTTGCTGGAGGAGCGGGTGGTGTGTCTAGAGCGCTTCTCTGAGGATGGCTACCGCACTGTGGCCCAAGGTACCAAGAAAGAAGGCTGCACCATCCTCTTCATGATCCTTTACTTCTTCGGCATGGCCAGCTCCATCTGGTGGGTcatcctgtccctcacctggTTCCTGGCTGCTGGCATGAAGTGGGGCCATGAGGCCATTGAGGCCAACTCCCAGTATTTTCATctggctgcctgggctgtgcccgctGTCAAAACCATCACCATCTTGGCCATGGGGCAGGTGGATGGGGATGTACTCAGTGGGGTGTGTTATGTAGGTATCTACAGTGTGGACTCGCTGAGGGGCTTTGTGCTGGCGCCTTTGTTTGTGTATCTCTTCATTGGCACTTCCTTCTTGCTGGCTGGCTTTGTGTCCTTGTTTCGCATCCGCACCATCATGAAGCATGATGGCACCAAGACGGAGAAACTGGAGAAGCTGATGGTGCGCATTGGTGTCTTCAGTGTCCTCTACACGGTGCCCGCCACCATTGTCCTGGCGTGTTACTTCTATGAGCAGGCCTTCCGTGGCACCTGGGAGAAGACGTGGCTCCTCCAGACCTGCAAAACGTACGCggtgccctgtcccagccactTTGCCCCTATGAGCCCAGACTTCACTGTCTTCATGATCAAGTACCTCATGACCATGATTGTTGGGATCACGACTGGCTTCTGGATTTGGTCTGGCAAAACCCTTCAGTCCTGGCGACGCTTCTACCACAGACTCAGTACCGGCAGCAAAGGCGAGACGGCAGTATGA